A region of Odocoileus virginianus isolate 20LAN1187 ecotype Illinois chromosome 11, Ovbor_1.2, whole genome shotgun sequence DNA encodes the following proteins:
- the LHX9 gene encoding LIM/homeobox protein Lhx9 isoform X3, with the protein MEIVGCRAEDSSCPFRPPAMLFHGISGGHIQGIMEEMERRSKSEARLTKGAQLNGRDAGMPPLSPEKPALCAGCGGKIADRYYLLAVDKQWHLRCLKCCECKLALESELTCFAKDGSIYCKEDYYRRFSVQRCARCHLGISASEMVMRARDSVYHLSCFTCSTCNKTLTTGDHFGMKDSLVYCRAHFETLLQGEYPPQLSYSELAAKSGGLALPYFNGTGTVQKGRPRKRKSPALGVDIVNYNSGCNENEADHLDRDQQQPYPPSQKTKRMRTSFKHHQLRTMKSYFAINHNPDAKDLKQLAQKTGLTKRVLQGEQILGHYSQTSRRLKIP; encoded by the exons ATGGAAATAGTGGGGTGCCGAGCAGAAGACAGCTCGTGTCCTTTCCGCCCTCCAGCCATGCTCTTCCACGGGATCTCTGGAGGCCACATCCAAGGCATCATGGAAGAGATGGAGCGCAGATCCAAGAGCGAGGCCCGCCTGACCAAAGGCGCCCAGCTCAACGGCCGCGACGCG GGCATGCCCCCGCTGAGCCCGGAGAAGCCCGCCCTGTGCGCCGGCTGCGGGGGCAAAATCGCCGACAGGTACTACCTGCTGGCCGTGGACAAGCAGTGGCACCTGAGGTGCCTGAAGTGCTGTGAATGTAAGCTGGCGCTGGAGTCCGAGCTCACCTGCTTCGCCAAGGACGGCAGCATTTACTGCAAAGAGGATTACTACAG AAGGTTCTCTGTGCAGAGATGTGCCCGCTGCCACCTCGGCATCTCCGCCTCCGAGATGGTCATGCGCGCCCGAGACTCCGTCTACCACCTGAGCTGTTTCACCTGCTCCACGTGCAACAAGACCCTGACCACGGGCGACCATTTTGGCATGAAGGACAGCCTGGTGTACTGCCGCGCCCACTTCGAGACCCTCTTGCAAGGAGAGTATCCGCCGCAGCTGAGCTACAGCGAGTTGGCGGCCAAGAGCGGCGGCTTGGCCCTGCCTTACTTCAATGGCACCGGCACCGTGCAGAAAGGGCGGCCCCGGAAACGCAAGAGCCCGGCGCTGGGGGTGGACATTGTCAATTACAACTCAG GTTGTAACGAGAACGAGGCCGACCACCTGGACCGGGATCAGCAGCAGCCTTACCCGCCCTCGCAGAAGACCAAGCGCATGCGCACCTCCTTCAAGCATCACCAGCTGCGGACCATGAAATCCTACTTCGCCATCAACCACAACCCGGACGCCAAGGACCTCAAGCAACTTGCTCAGAAAACAGGCCTGACCAAAAGAGTTTTGCAG gGAGAACAAATCTTGGGGCATTACAGCCAAACATCCCGACGTTTGAAAATTCCCTAA
- the LHX9 gene encoding LIM/homeobox protein Lhx9 isoform X2 — MLNGAALEAAMLFHGISGGHIQGIMEEMERRSKSEARLTKGAQLNGRDAGMPPLSPEKPALCAGCGGKIADRYYLLAVDKQWHLRCLKCCECKLALESELTCFAKDGSIYCKEDYYRRFSVQRCARCHLGISASEMVMRARDSVYHLSCFTCSTCNKTLTTGDHFGMKDSLVYCRAHFETLLQGEYPPQLSYSELAAKSGGLALPYFNGTGTVQKGRPRKRKSPALGVDIVNYNSGCNENEADHLDRDQQQPYPPSQKTKRMRTSFKHHQLRTMKSYFAINHNPDAKDLKQLAQKTGLTKRVLQVWFQNARAKFRRNLLRQENGGVDKADGTSLPAPPSADSGALSPAGTATTLTDLTNPSLPVVTAVASNLDSHESASPAQTTLTNLF; from the exons ATGCTGAACGGCGCCGCTCTGGAGGCAG CCATGCTCTTCCACGGGATCTCTGGAGGCCACATCCAAGGCATCATGGAAGAGATGGAGCGCAGATCCAAGAGCGAGGCCCGCCTGACCAAAGGCGCCCAGCTCAACGGCCGCGACGCG GGCATGCCCCCGCTGAGCCCGGAGAAGCCCGCCCTGTGCGCCGGCTGCGGGGGCAAAATCGCCGACAGGTACTACCTGCTGGCCGTGGACAAGCAGTGGCACCTGAGGTGCCTGAAGTGCTGTGAATGTAAGCTGGCGCTGGAGTCCGAGCTCACCTGCTTCGCCAAGGACGGCAGCATTTACTGCAAAGAGGATTACTACAG AAGGTTCTCTGTGCAGAGATGTGCCCGCTGCCACCTCGGCATCTCCGCCTCCGAGATGGTCATGCGCGCCCGAGACTCCGTCTACCACCTGAGCTGTTTCACCTGCTCCACGTGCAACAAGACCCTGACCACGGGCGACCATTTTGGCATGAAGGACAGCCTGGTGTACTGCCGCGCCCACTTCGAGACCCTCTTGCAAGGAGAGTATCCGCCGCAGCTGAGCTACAGCGAGTTGGCGGCCAAGAGCGGCGGCTTGGCCCTGCCTTACTTCAATGGCACCGGCACCGTGCAGAAAGGGCGGCCCCGGAAACGCAAGAGCCCGGCGCTGGGGGTGGACATTGTCAATTACAACTCAG GTTGTAACGAGAACGAGGCCGACCACCTGGACCGGGATCAGCAGCAGCCTTACCCGCCCTCGCAGAAGACCAAGCGCATGCGCACCTCCTTCAAGCATCACCAGCTGCGGACCATGAAATCCTACTTCGCCATCAACCACAACCCGGACGCCAAGGACCTCAAGCAACTTGCTCAGAAAACAGGCCTGACCAAAAGAGTTTTGCAG GTTTGGTTCCAAAACGCACGAGCCAAATTCAGAAGGAACCTTTTGCGGCAGGAGAATGGGGGTGTTGATAAAGCCGATGGCACGTCGCTTCCGGCCCCGCCCTCGGCAGACAGCGGCGCGCTCAGTCCGGCGGGCACAGCGACCACTTTAACAGACCTGACCAACCCCTCTCTCCCCGTAGTCACAGCCGTGGCCTCTAACCTGGACAGCCACGAGTCCGCCAGCCCCGCGCAGACTACCTTAACGAACCTTTTCTAA
- the LHX9 gene encoding LIM/homeobox protein Lhx9 isoform X1 has protein sequence MEIVGCRAEDSSCPFRPPAMLFHGISGGHIQGIMEEMERRSKSEARLTKGAQLNGRDAGMPPLSPEKPALCAGCGGKIADRYYLLAVDKQWHLRCLKCCECKLALESELTCFAKDGSIYCKEDYYRRFSVQRCARCHLGISASEMVMRARDSVYHLSCFTCSTCNKTLTTGDHFGMKDSLVYCRAHFETLLQGEYPPQLSYSELAAKSGGLALPYFNGTGTVQKGRPRKRKSPALGVDIVNYNSGCNENEADHLDRDQQQPYPPSQKTKRMRTSFKHHQLRTMKSYFAINHNPDAKDLKQLAQKTGLTKRVLQVWFQNARAKFRRNLLRQENGGVDKADGTSLPAPPSADSGALSPAGTATTLTDLTNPSLPVVTAVASNLDSHESASPAQTTLTNLF, from the exons ATGGAAATAGTGGGGTGCCGAGCAGAAGACAGCTCGTGTCCTTTCCGCCCTCCAGCCATGCTCTTCCACGGGATCTCTGGAGGCCACATCCAAGGCATCATGGAAGAGATGGAGCGCAGATCCAAGAGCGAGGCCCGCCTGACCAAAGGCGCCCAGCTCAACGGCCGCGACGCG GGCATGCCCCCGCTGAGCCCGGAGAAGCCCGCCCTGTGCGCCGGCTGCGGGGGCAAAATCGCCGACAGGTACTACCTGCTGGCCGTGGACAAGCAGTGGCACCTGAGGTGCCTGAAGTGCTGTGAATGTAAGCTGGCGCTGGAGTCCGAGCTCACCTGCTTCGCCAAGGACGGCAGCATTTACTGCAAAGAGGATTACTACAG AAGGTTCTCTGTGCAGAGATGTGCCCGCTGCCACCTCGGCATCTCCGCCTCCGAGATGGTCATGCGCGCCCGAGACTCCGTCTACCACCTGAGCTGTTTCACCTGCTCCACGTGCAACAAGACCCTGACCACGGGCGACCATTTTGGCATGAAGGACAGCCTGGTGTACTGCCGCGCCCACTTCGAGACCCTCTTGCAAGGAGAGTATCCGCCGCAGCTGAGCTACAGCGAGTTGGCGGCCAAGAGCGGCGGCTTGGCCCTGCCTTACTTCAATGGCACCGGCACCGTGCAGAAAGGGCGGCCCCGGAAACGCAAGAGCCCGGCGCTGGGGGTGGACATTGTCAATTACAACTCAG GTTGTAACGAGAACGAGGCCGACCACCTGGACCGGGATCAGCAGCAGCCTTACCCGCCCTCGCAGAAGACCAAGCGCATGCGCACCTCCTTCAAGCATCACCAGCTGCGGACCATGAAATCCTACTTCGCCATCAACCACAACCCGGACGCCAAGGACCTCAAGCAACTTGCTCAGAAAACAGGCCTGACCAAAAGAGTTTTGCAG GTTTGGTTCCAAAACGCACGAGCCAAATTCAGAAGGAACCTTTTGCGGCAGGAGAATGGGGGTGTTGATAAAGCCGATGGCACGTCGCTTCCGGCCCCGCCCTCGGCAGACAGCGGCGCGCTCAGTCCGGCGGGCACAGCGACCACTTTAACAGACCTGACCAACCCCTCTCTCCCCGTAGTCACAGCCGTGGCCTCTAACCTGGACAGCCACGAGTCCGCCAGCCCCGCGCAGACTACCTTAACGAACCTTTTCTAA
- the C11H1orf53 gene encoding uncharacterized protein C1orf53 homolog isoform X1, whose protein sequence is MLEAGVGRGVATRRAEVRGWRLGPTARAPPGPARAARPAPQSRAPPPQAAAMAAWRVPASALGRSRPAAPPPELPPRDGAAFRRRRGVPLCSAAREDGGGLGPDSQGGPEEAAKGPASQELTAAERRIAELHAAACAAGQLNYVDPATGYVVFTQLAHLQRGQCCGSACRHCPYGQINVKDPSKKKQFNSYFYV, encoded by the exons ATGCTCGAGGCcggggtgggaaggggagtcGCGACCCGGAGAGCCGAGGTGCGGGGGTGGCGGCTGGGTCCGACAGCCCGAGCCCCGCCAGGCCCGGCGCGCGCAGCCCGGCCCGCCCCGCAGTCCCGCGCCCCGCCTCCTCAGGCGGCGGCCATGGCGGCCTGGCGGGTCCCAGCGTCCGCGCTCGGGAGGTCGCGGCCGGCCGCCCCGCCGCCAGAGCTGCCGCCCCGTGACGGAGCAGCGTTCCGACGGCGTCGCGGCGTGCCCCTCTGTTCGGCTGCGCGGGAAGACGGCGGTGGTCTCGGGCCCGACTCGCAGGGCGGGCCGGAGGAAGCGGCCAAGGGCCCGGCGAGCCAAGAGTTAACGGCTGCGGAGCGGAGAATCGCGGAGCTACACGCGGCCGCCTGCGCG GCTGGCCAGCTAAACTACGTGGACCCAGCTACCGGCTACGTGGTGTTCACCCAGCTGGCCCACTTGCAGAGAGGCCAGTGCTGCGGCTCGGCCTGCAGACAC tgTCCATATGGTCAAATCAATGTTAAAGATCCATCCAAAAAGAAGCAGttcaattcatatttttatgtgtGA
- the C11H1orf53 gene encoding uncharacterized protein C1orf53 homolog isoform X2, which translates to MLEAGVGRGVATRRAEVRGWRLGPTARAPPGPARAARPAPQSRAPPPQAAAMAAWRVPASALGRSRPAAPPPELPPRDGAAFRRRRGVPLCSAAREDGGGLGPDSQGGPEEAAKGPASQELTAAERRIAELHAAACAAGQLNYVDPATGYVVFTQLAHLQRGQCCGSACRHLNQ; encoded by the exons ATGCTCGAGGCcggggtgggaaggggagtcGCGACCCGGAGAGCCGAGGTGCGGGGGTGGCGGCTGGGTCCGACAGCCCGAGCCCCGCCAGGCCCGGCGCGCGCAGCCCGGCCCGCCCCGCAGTCCCGCGCCCCGCCTCCTCAGGCGGCGGCCATGGCGGCCTGGCGGGTCCCAGCGTCCGCGCTCGGGAGGTCGCGGCCGGCCGCCCCGCCGCCAGAGCTGCCGCCCCGTGACGGAGCAGCGTTCCGACGGCGTCGCGGCGTGCCCCTCTGTTCGGCTGCGCGGGAAGACGGCGGTGGTCTCGGGCCCGACTCGCAGGGCGGGCCGGAGGAAGCGGCCAAGGGCCCGGCGAGCCAAGAGTTAACGGCTGCGGAGCGGAGAATCGCGGAGCTACACGCGGCCGCCTGCGCG GCTGGCCAGCTAAACTACGTGGACCCAGCTACCGGCTACGTGGTGTTCACCCAGCTGGCCCACTTGCAGAGAGGCCAGTGCTGCGGCTCGGCCTGCAGACAC ctgaaTCAATAG